A single region of the Streptomyces sp. NBC_01803 genome encodes:
- a CDS encoding type I polyketide synthase encodes MTMSDDRLIQALRASLQETERLRRENQHLTDASREPIAIVGMSCRFPGDVRSPEDLWELVASGRDAIGPFPENRGWDLDGLYDPDPSRPGTCYAREGGFLYDAPEFDAEFFGISPREALATDPQQRLLLEVAWEVFEQAGIDPTTLRGSRTGVFAGNSGQDYARLSASPDDCDGYLGIGNIAAVISGRLAYVFGLEGPAVTVDTACSSSLVALHLAAQALRRDECSMALVGGTTVMSTPGAFMEFSRQRGLAPDGRCKAFAAGADGTGWSEGVGVLLVERLSDARRNGHRVLAVVRGSAINQDGASNGMTAPNGPAQQRVIRQALANAGLSAADVDAVEAHGTGTSLGDPIEAQALIATYGQHRPAERPLWLGSLKSNIGHTQAAAGVGGVMKMVMAMRHGLLPRTLHADEPSPHVDWSAGTVRLLTEPVAWAENGHPRRAAVSSFGVSGTNAHVILEAEPRNAPEASAPAAEPCPVPWLLSAHNADALREQAARLRAFVTGRPDLDPADIALSLATTRAALPHRAAVTGTDRDELLRGLEHLDIQGVARRKGKKTAFLFSGQGSQWVGMGRELYGVFPVFADAFDEVCAYADALLGRSLRGVVFGGEGEGLGGTGFVQVGLFAVEVALFRLLGSWGVRPDVVAGHSVGEFAAACVAGVFSLGDAVRLVVARGRLMGELPAGGVMVAVAASESDVVPLLAGFGDRVSIAAVNGPASVVVSGDASAVGEVTAGLRGRRLAVSHAFHSPLMEPMLAAFRAELESVVFHAPTLPVVSTLSGRLVADEELTAPDYWVRQIREPVRFADAVQALTDRNVTAFAEIGPGGTLAALARELVDESAAVVPVLRKDRPERLSVTTALAELHVHGVPVGWADVLAGTGARPVSLPTYAFQRKRYWLDPTTPPGERPYAPGDSEPAEADFWATVEREDLEAFTEHLHLPGDATLPAVLPALSTWRRRRRERTTVDGWRYRVAWKPAPAPAPALGTAEPTGRAWLAALPADWEDDPWTSAVVHVLQDRGAGVVPLAVAPGTDRATLAAQLAAVTGTVDGVLSLLALDEKPHPTRGAVAPAGLLANLTLIQALGDAGIDAPLWCATRGAVSIGPSDPPATVAQAQTWALGRVAALEHPQRWGGLVDLPATLDERAARRFTSVLTSGAAPEDQLAIRTSGVYVRRLIRAPHAPQTPDTTAPRGTVLVTGGTGALGGHVARCLAANGVEHLVLTSRRGPDAEGAAELTAELEGLGARVTVAACDMADRDAVAALLDRIGDGLTAVVHAAGVGTPGMLADTTADEFAAVLAAKATGAAHLDELLADRPLDAFVLFSSIAGVWGSGGQAAYAAANAALDALAEQRRARGLVATAIAWGPWADGGMVTDTGAEDRLRQRGLPALPPESALTALRAALDADETNVTVADVTWERFAPSFTLLRPSPLLSDLPEARAAIDATADASTPGGADGAGAEVPPFVRSLTELPETGRRPAVLDLVRGTAAVVVGHRDTAAIPAERAFRELGFDSLTAVELRDRLARATGLRLPATLVFDHPSPAALATHLYAALTPDGAAATAAVAPAPAAEDPIAIVAMSCRYPGGVGTPEDLWRLVADGRDAVSGFPTDRGWDLDALYDPDPDRPGSCYARDGGFLYDVGEFDPLFFGISPREALAMDPQQRVLLEVTWEALERAGIDPASVSGSRTGVFVGTGYQDYAARLVNAPDDLEGYVGTGSSASVVSGRIAYTFGLEGPAVTVDTACSSSLVALHLAAQALRQGECAMALVGGVTVMSSPSAFIEFSRQRGLAADGRCKSFAAAADGTGWAEGAGMLLLERLSDAERNGHPVLAVVRGSAINQDGASNGLTAPNGPAQQRVIRQALANAGLAPAEVDAVEGHGTGTVLGDPIEIQALLATYGQERPGERPLWLGSLKSNIGHAQAAAGVGGVIKMVQALRNDLLPRTLHVDEPSPHVDWSAGGVRLLTEPVPWGRNGHPRRAGISSFGVSGTNAHVIVEEPPTPAPASEPAESADPVADPPPVVPWPLYGGSADALRAQAARLLARLAGEPDPGLSAHEPADVAWSLATTRAALEHRAVIVGGPDPAAALDGLRALAAGEPHATVAQGRVVQPPTIAFLFSGQGSQRPGMGRELYAAYPAFADAFDAACAELDRHLERPLRDVVFGADAGTLDETGWAQAALFAVEVALFRLAESWGVRPAALAGHSIGEFAAAHVAGVWSLADAARLVAARGRLMRALPPGGAMVAVEAAEDEVRTLVADHAGPVSLAAVNGPSSVVVSGAEHAVLDLAGTLAAQGRRTKRLAVSHAFHSSLMDPMLDEFRAVAAGVTGHAPRVPIVSTLTGRPVGAEELADPDYWVRHARHAVRFHDAVRALTDGGATAFLEIGPGGVLAALAQSAQSAQSAHGAPDARDVRDARDVRDARDAAGGRGGEPVAVATLRPDRPEAASFTAALAQLHVLGAPVDWTRPLAAHRPRRVDLPTYPFQRQRYWLDTRPPAGDLHGAGLRSAGHPLLGAAITLPDGDGALLTGRISLVDQPWLAEHRVGGRALLPGTALVDLALRAAREAGAGQVEELILDTPLVLPEEGGTQLQITVGGADDTGRRPIRLHSRPDDGDPAAPWTRHASGTLAEAAPSPVAGPGSDLAAWPPPAAEPVPAHDCYDRLAALGFGYGPTFQGLRGLWRRGDEVFAEVALPDGTAVEGFGVHPALLDAALHAVGWGGLLPDTGEARVPFSFTGAALHATDATALRVRLAAAGPEAVTLLAADSAGRPVVHVDALRLRPAPAPAGATRPAPDALFHLGWTPLPLPGGSEQQTEPLPRYRALADLTADLDAGATLPAAVLIPQLPGDQGAEGATRPTPEAAHRATRNALALLQGWLADERLAATRLVLATSGAVAVSPADPAPDPARAAVWGLVRSAQSEHPGRLVLADLDGHPASARALSAALAHDEPQLALRQGSAYAPRLTRPETGDLLVPEPGASAWRLTATGGGTLDALALADNPAATAPLGEGQVRVAIRAAGVNFRDALIAVGMYPDETARLGSEGAGVVVETGPGVTGLRPGDRVFGMIAEAFGPLAVADHRMVTRMPRGWTFAEAASVPIVFLTAYYALVDLARLRPGESVLIHSAAGGVGMAATQLARHLGAEVYGTASPAKWAALEPLGLDPGRLASSRTLDFEERVRAATGGRGVDVVLNSFAGDYVEASLRLLGGGEGGRGGRFLELGKTDIRDAVEVAAAQPGVHYRALDTIEAGPDRIGAMLTELVGLFERGALRPLPLTCWDVREAREALRHLSQARHTGKLVLTVPADPAADPGGTILITGASGALGTHVARHLVTEYGARRLLLASRRGRDAAGADALRDELAAHGAEVTFAACDVADRDALAALLAAHGDGLIAVVHAAGVLDDGLIGALTPDRLARVLRPKADAAWHLHELTRHRDLSAFVLFSSVAATLGSAGQGNYAAANAFLDALAARRRAEGLPAASLAWGPWADGGMAGALTERQRERMARSGLVSFDAAEGLALFDAARTGPAAVAVPVRFAATPANGPARGTGDVPHILRGLVRGRSVRRATAADAPGGSGPEVLRQRLAGLDEAERGRHLLDLVRTQVAAVIGLPGPQNVEEEREFKALGFDSLTSVELRNRLAAATGLRLPATLVFDFPTPLALAGRVRDDLAPRPADQAASVFGEIDRLETAVAALGADDPGVRTRVRARLGGLLALLNGSGPGPEGADDGGAPKNTDEQLQTATIDTIFALVDQEIGR; translated from the coding sequence TTGACCATGTCTGACGACCGCCTCATTCAGGCACTGCGGGCTTCGCTGCAGGAGACGGAGCGCCTGCGGCGAGAGAACCAGCACCTCACGGACGCCTCCCGTGAGCCGATCGCCATCGTCGGAATGAGCTGCCGCTTTCCCGGAGACGTCCGATCCCCGGAAGACCTCTGGGAATTGGTGGCGAGCGGGCGGGACGCCATCGGCCCGTTCCCGGAGAACCGGGGCTGGGACCTCGACGGGCTCTACGACCCGGATCCGTCGCGGCCCGGTACCTGTTACGCACGCGAGGGCGGATTTCTCTACGACGCACCGGAATTCGACGCCGAATTCTTCGGGATCTCGCCGCGCGAGGCGCTGGCGACCGATCCCCAGCAGCGGCTTCTGCTGGAAGTGGCATGGGAGGTGTTCGAGCAGGCCGGGATCGACCCGACGACGCTGCGCGGCTCCCGCACCGGCGTGTTCGCCGGAAACAGCGGGCAGGACTACGCGCGCCTGTCCGCGTCACCGGACGACTGCGACGGATACCTGGGCATCGGCAACATCGCGGCCGTGATCTCCGGCCGCCTCGCCTACGTCTTCGGCCTCGAAGGCCCGGCCGTGACCGTGGACACCGCCTGCTCGTCGTCGCTGGTCGCCCTGCACCTCGCGGCCCAGGCACTGCGCCGCGACGAATGCTCGATGGCACTGGTCGGCGGCACCACCGTGATGTCGACGCCCGGTGCTTTCATGGAGTTCAGTCGGCAGCGCGGCCTCGCGCCGGACGGCCGATGCAAGGCGTTCGCGGCCGGCGCCGACGGCACCGGCTGGTCCGAGGGCGTGGGCGTGCTGCTCGTGGAGCGGCTGTCCGATGCCCGGCGCAACGGGCACCGCGTGCTGGCCGTGGTGCGCGGCTCCGCGATCAACCAGGACGGTGCCTCCAACGGCATGACCGCGCCCAACGGCCCCGCCCAACAGCGCGTCATTCGTCAGGCGTTGGCGAACGCCGGGCTGTCTGCGGCCGATGTGGACGCGGTGGAGGCGCACGGCACGGGCACGTCGCTGGGTGACCCGATCGAGGCCCAGGCGCTGATCGCCACCTACGGACAACACCGCCCGGCCGAACGGCCCCTGTGGCTGGGGTCGTTGAAGTCGAACATCGGGCACACGCAGGCCGCCGCCGGGGTGGGTGGCGTCATGAAGATGGTCATGGCGATGCGGCATGGGCTGCTGCCGCGCACGCTGCACGCGGACGAGCCGTCGCCGCACGTGGACTGGTCGGCGGGGACAGTCCGGTTGCTGACCGAGCCCGTCGCCTGGGCGGAGAACGGCCACCCGCGCCGGGCCGCCGTCTCGTCCTTCGGCGTCAGCGGCACCAACGCCCATGTGATCCTGGAGGCGGAGCCGCGGAACGCGCCGGAGGCGTCCGCTCCCGCCGCCGAGCCGTGTCCCGTGCCCTGGCTGCTCTCGGCCCACAACGCCGACGCGCTGCGCGAACAAGCCGCACGCCTTCGTGCGTTCGTGACTGGCCGGCCCGACCTCGACCCCGCCGACATCGCGCTCTCGCTGGCCACCACTCGCGCCGCCCTGCCCCACCGCGCCGCGGTCACCGGCACCGACCGTGACGAACTGCTGCGCGGCCTCGAACACCTCGACATCCAGGGCGTCGCGCGGCGCAAGGGCAAGAAGACGGCGTTCTTGTTTTCGGGGCAGGGGAGTCAGTGGGTGGGGATGGGCCGGGAGTTGTATGGGGTGTTTCCGGTGTTCGCGGATGCTTTTGATGAGGTGTGCGCGTATGCGGATGCCTTGTTGGGTCGGTCGTTGCGGGGTGTGGTGTTCGGGGGGGAGGGGGAGGGGCTTGGCGGTACGGGGTTTGTGCAGGTGGGGTTGTTCGCGGTTGAGGTGGCGTTGTTCCGGTTGCTGGGGTCGTGGGGTGTGCGGCCTGATGTGGTGGCGGGGCATTCGGTGGGGGAGTTCGCGGCGGCTTGTGTGGCGGGGGTGTTCTCGTTGGGGGATGCGGTTCGTCTGGTGGTGGCGCGTGGGCGGTTGATGGGTGAGTTGCCCGCGGGTGGGGTGATGGTGGCGGTTGCGGCGTCGGAGAGTGATGTGGTGCCGTTGCTGGCGGGTTTCGGGGATCGGGTGAGTATCGCCGCGGTGAATGGTCCTGCTTCGGTGGTGGTGTCGGGGGATGCGTCGGCTGTGGGTGAGGTGACGGCCGGGCTGAGGGGCAGGCGGCTGGCGGTGTCGCATGCTTTTCACTCTCCGTTGATGGAGCCGATGCTGGCCGCGTTCCGTGCGGAGCTGGAGTCGGTGGTGTTCCACGCGCCCACGTTGCCTGTCGTTTCGACCCTTTCGGGTCGCCTGGTGGCGGATGAGGAGCTGACCGCCCCGGACTACTGGGTGCGGCAGATCCGGGAGCCGGTCCGCTTCGCCGACGCCGTGCAGGCCCTGACCGACCGGAACGTCACCGCGTTCGCCGAGATCGGCCCCGGCGGCACCCTCGCCGCGTTGGCGCGGGAGCTGGTGGACGAGTCGGCGGCCGTGGTTCCCGTCCTGCGGAAGGATCGGCCGGAGCGTCTGTCCGTCACAACGGCCCTGGCCGAGCTGCACGTTCACGGAGTGCCGGTCGGCTGGGCGGACGTGCTCGCCGGAACCGGCGCCCGGCCCGTCTCCCTGCCCACCTACGCCTTCCAACGAAAGCGCTACTGGCTGGACCCCACGACCCCACCCGGCGAACGTCCTTACGCGCCGGGCGACAGTGAGCCGGCGGAGGCCGACTTCTGGGCCACCGTCGAACGCGAGGACCTGGAGGCGTTCACCGAGCACCTTCACCTCCCGGGCGACGCCACGCTCCCCGCCGTGCTCCCCGCCCTGTCCACCTGGCGCCGCCGACGTCGCGAGCGGACCACCGTCGACGGCTGGCGCTACCGCGTCGCCTGGAAGCCCGCCCCCGCCCCCGCCCCCGCGCTCGGCACGGCCGAGCCGACCGGCCGCGCCTGGCTCGCCGCGCTGCCCGCCGACTGGGAGGACGACCCCTGGACGTCCGCCGTCGTCCACGTGCTCCAGGACCGGGGCGCCGGGGTCGTCCCGCTGGCCGTCGCCCCGGGAACGGACCGCGCCACGCTTGCCGCCCAACTCGCCGCCGTCACCGGGACCGTCGACGGCGTGCTGTCACTCCTCGCCCTCGACGAGAAGCCGCACCCCACCCGGGGCGCGGTGGCACCGGCCGGGCTGCTGGCCAACCTCACGCTGATCCAGGCACTCGGCGACGCGGGCATCGACGCGCCCCTGTGGTGCGCGACGCGCGGCGCGGTGTCCATCGGCCCGTCCGACCCGCCCGCCACCGTGGCGCAGGCCCAGACCTGGGCGCTGGGCCGGGTCGCCGCCCTCGAACACCCACAACGCTGGGGCGGACTCGTGGACTTGCCCGCCACGCTGGACGAACGCGCCGCCCGCCGCTTCACCTCCGTGCTCACCTCGGGCGCCGCGCCCGAGGACCAACTCGCCATCCGGACCTCGGGCGTGTACGTCCGCAGACTGATCCGCGCACCGCACGCCCCGCAGACCCCGGACACCACCGCCCCGCGCGGCACGGTGCTGGTCACCGGCGGAACGGGCGCGCTGGGCGGGCATGTCGCCCGCTGCCTGGCCGCGAACGGCGTCGAACACCTCGTCCTCACCAGTCGGCGCGGTCCGGACGCCGAGGGCGCCGCCGAGCTCACCGCCGAGTTGGAGGGCCTGGGCGCGCGAGTCACCGTCGCCGCCTGCGACATGGCCGACCGGGACGCCGTCGCCGCGCTGCTCGACCGGATCGGTGACGGCCTCACGGCCGTCGTGCACGCCGCCGGGGTCGGCACGCCCGGGATGCTGGCCGACACCACCGCCGACGAGTTCGCCGCCGTGCTGGCCGCCAAGGCGACCGGTGCCGCGCATCTGGACGAACTGCTGGCCGACCGGCCGCTGGACGCCTTCGTCCTCTTCTCCTCCATCGCGGGCGTGTGGGGGAGTGGAGGTCAGGCCGCCTACGCCGCCGCCAACGCCGCCCTCGACGCGCTGGCCGAACAGCGCCGGGCACGGGGGCTGGTCGCCACCGCCATCGCCTGGGGGCCGTGGGCCGACGGCGGTATGGTCACGGACACCGGCGCCGAGGACCGGCTGAGGCAGCGCGGTCTGCCCGCCCTGCCCCCGGAGTCCGCGCTGACCGCGCTGCGCGCCGCCCTCGACGCGGACGAGACCAACGTGACGGTCGCGGATGTCACATGGGAACGCTTCGCTCCCTCCTTCACCCTGCTGCGGCCCAGCCCGCTGCTGTCCGACCTGCCGGAGGCGCGGGCCGCGATCGACGCGACGGCCGACGCGAGCACACCCGGAGGCGCGGACGGGGCCGGTGCCGAAGTGCCGCCCTTTGTGCGGAGCTTGACCGAGCTGCCCGAGACCGGGCGGCGGCCCGCCGTGCTGGATCTGGTGCGCGGCACGGCGGCCGTCGTCGTCGGGCACCGCGACACGGCGGCCATTCCCGCCGAACGGGCGTTCCGTGAGCTGGGTTTCGACTCGCTCACCGCCGTCGAACTGCGCGACCGGCTGGCCCGTGCCACCGGGCTACGGCTTCCGGCCACCCTCGTCTTCGACCACCCCTCGCCCGCCGCGCTCGCCACCCATCTGTACGCCGCGCTCACCCCCGACGGCGCGGCGGCGACCGCCGCCGTCGCACCGGCCCCGGCGGCCGAGGACCCCATCGCGATCGTCGCGATGAGCTGCCGCTACCCCGGCGGCGTCGGCACGCCGGAAGACCTGTGGCGGCTGGTCGCCGACGGGCGCGACGCCGTCTCCGGCTTCCCCACCGACCGGGGCTGGGATCTCGATGCCCTCTACGACCCCGACCCGGACCGGCCCGGCTCCTGCTACGCGCGCGACGGCGGATTCCTCTACGACGTGGGCGAGTTCGATCCCCTGTTCTTCGGGATCTCCCCGCGCGAGGCGCTCGCCATGGACCCGCAGCAGCGAGTGCTCCTCGAAGTCACGTGGGAGGCACTGGAACGGGCCGGGATCGACCCGGCGTCGGTCAGCGGCAGCCGGACCGGCGTGTTCGTCGGCACCGGCTACCAGGACTACGCCGCGCGGCTGGTGAACGCGCCGGACGACCTCGAAGGCTATGTGGGCACGGGCAGTTCGGCCAGCGTCGTGTCGGGCCGCATCGCGTACACCTTCGGCCTCGAAGGCCCGGCGGTGACCGTGGACACCGCCTGCTCGTCCTCGCTGGTGGCGCTGCACCTGGCCGCTCAGGCGCTGCGGCAGGGCGAGTGCGCGATGGCCCTGGTCGGCGGAGTCACGGTGATGTCGAGCCCCAGCGCGTTCATCGAGTTCAGCCGCCAGCGCGGCCTGGCCGCCGACGGGCGCTGCAAGTCGTTCGCGGCGGCGGCCGACGGCACCGGCTGGGCCGAGGGTGCCGGGATGCTGCTGCTGGAACGGCTGTCGGACGCCGAACGCAACGGGCACCCCGTGCTCGCGGTCGTGCGCGGCTCGGCGATCAACCAGGACGGCGCGTCCAACGGCCTCACCGCCCCCAACGGCCCCGCCCAGCAGCGCGTCATCCGCCAGGCCCTCGCCAACGCGGGCCTCGCACCGGCCGAAGTGGACGCGGTCGAGGGGCACGGCACCGGCACGGTGCTGGGCGACCCGATCGAGATCCAGGCGCTGCTGGCCACCTACGGCCAGGAGCGGCCGGGCGAACGCCCGCTGTGGCTCGGCTCGTTGAAGTCGAACATCGGCCACGCCCAGGCGGCGGCGGGGGTCGGCGGCGTCATCAAGATGGTGCAGGCGCTGCGCAACGACCTGCTGCCGCGCACCCTGCACGTGGACGAGCCGTCGCCGCACGTCGATTGGTCGGCGGGCGGCGTGCGGCTGCTGACCGAGCCCGTGCCATGGGGGCGGAACGGCCACCCGCGCCGTGCCGGGATCTCCTCTTTCGGCGTCAGCGGTACCAACGCGCACGTCATCGTGGAGGAACCCCCCACCCCCGCCCCGGCATCGGAGCCGGCGGAGTCCGCCGACCCGGTCGCCGATCCGCCGCCCGTCGTGCCCTGGCCGCTCTACGGCGGCAGCGCCGACGCCCTGCGCGCCCAGGCCGCCCGGCTACTGGCCCGGCTGGCCGGGGAACCCGACCCCGGCCTCTCGGCGCACGAACCCGCCGACGTGGCCTGGTCCCTGGCCACCACCCGGGCCGCGCTGGAACACCGGGCCGTCATCGTCGGCGGACCCGACCCGGCCGCCGCGCTCGACGGGCTGCGCGCCCTGGCGGCGGGGGAGCCCCACGCCACCGTGGCCCAGGGCCGCGTTGTCCAGCCGCCCACCATCGCGTTCCTCTTCTCCGGGCAGGGCAGCCAGCGGCCCGGCATGGGCCGCGAACTCTACGCCGCCTACCCGGCATTCGCGGACGCCTTCGACGCGGCGTGCGCCGAGCTCGACCGCCACCTCGAACGGCCGCTGCGCGACGTCGTCTTCGGCGCCGACGCGGGGACGCTCGACGAGACCGGCTGGGCGCAGGCCGCCCTGTTCGCCGTCGAGGTCGCGCTGTTCCGGCTCGCCGAATCGTGGGGCGTGCGCCCGGCCGCGCTGGCGGGCCACTCCATCGGGGAGTTCGCCGCCGCGCACGTCGCGGGCGTCTGGTCCCTCGCGGACGCCGCCCGGCTCGTCGCGGCACGCGGTCGGCTGATGCGGGCGCTGCCGCCCGGCGGCGCGATGGTCGCGGTCGAGGCGGCCGAGGACGAGGTGCGGACGCTGGTCGCCGACCACGCCGGGCCGGTGAGCCTCGCGGCGGTCAACGGGCCCTCCTCCGTGGTCGTCTCCGGGGCGGAGCACGCCGTGCTCGACCTCGCCGGCACCCTCGCGGCACAGGGTCGCCGCACCAAGCGGCTGGCGGTCAGCCACGCCTTCCACTCGTCGCTGATGGACCCGATGCTGGACGAGTTCCGCGCGGTGGCGGCCGGGGTGACGGGCCACGCGCCCCGCGTCCCGATCGTCTCCACCCTCACCGGACGCCCGGTCGGCGCCGAGGAGTTGGCCGATCCGGACTACTGGGTCCGGCACGCCCGGCACGCCGTGCGGTTCCACGACGCGGTCCGCGCCCTGACCGACGGCGGCGCCACCGCGTTCCTGGAGATCGGCCCCGGCGGCGTCCTCGCCGCCCTCGCCCAGAGCGCCCAGAGCGCCCAGAGCGCCCACGGCGCCCCGGACGCGCGCGACGTACGGGACGCGCGCGACGTACGGGACGCACGGGACGCGGCAGGCGGCAGGGGCGGTGAGCCGGTCGCCGTGGCCACCCTGCGCCCGGACCGGCCCGAGGCCGCCTCGTTCACCGCCGCGCTCGCCCAGCTCCACGTGCTGGGCGCGCCGGTGGACTGGACCCGTCCCCTCGCCGCGCACCGGCCGCGCCGCGTGGACCTGCCCACCTACCCCTTCCAGCGGCAGCGGTACTGGCTCGACACCCGCCCGCCGGCCGGCGACCTCCACGGCGCCGGGCTGCGGTCGGCCGGCCATCCGCTGCTGGGCGCCGCCATCACGCTCCCCGACGGCGACGGCGCGCTGCTCACCGGGCGGATCTCCCTGGTGGACCAGCCCTGGCTGGCTGAACACCGCGTCGGAGGCAGGGCGTTGCTGCCCGGTACCGCCCTGGTCGACCTCGCCCTGCGGGCCGCGCGGGAGGCCGGCGCCGGACAGGTCGAGGAGTTGATCCTGGACACCCCGCTGGTTCTCCCCGAAGAGGGCGGCACCCAGCTACAGATCACGGTCGGCGGCGCGGACGACACCGGGCGCCGCCCGATCCGCCTCCACTCCCGGCCCGACGACGGCGACCCGGCCGCGCCCTGGACCCGGCACGCCTCCGGCACCCTCGCCGAGGCCGCGCCGAGTCCGGTCGCCGGGCCGGGATCCGACCTCGCCGCCTGGCCCCCGCCCGCCGCCGAGCCCGTCCCCGCGCACGACTGCTACGACCGGCTCGCGGCCCTCGGCTTCGGCTACGGACCCACGTTCCAGGGACTGCGCGGGCTGTGGCGGCGCGGCGACGAGGTGTTCGCCGAGGTCGCGCTGCCCGACGGCACCGCCGTGGAGGGCTTCGGCGTCCACCCGGCGCTGCTCGACGCGGCCCTGCACGCCGTCGGCTGGGGCGGGTTGCTGCCCGACACCGGCGAGGCGCGGGTGCCGTTCTCGTTCACCGGGGCCGCCCTGCACGCCACCGACGCGACCGCGCTCCGCGTCCGCCTCGCGGCGGCCGGGCCGGAGGCCGTGACGCTGCTGGCAGCGGACAGTGCCGGGCGGCCCGTCGTCCACGTCGACGCCCTCCGGCTGCGTCCCGCACCCGCCCCGGCCGGCGCGACACGTCCCGCGCCCGACGCCCTGTTCCACCTGGGCTGGACGCCGCTGCCGCTGCCCGGCGGGAGCGAACAGCAGACGGAACCGCTGCCGCGCTACCGGGCGTTGGCTGACCTGACCGCCGATCTCGACGCGGGCGCGACACTGCCCGCCGCTGTCCTCATCCCCCAACTCCCCGGCGATCAGGGCGCCGAGGGCGCAACCCGGCCCACGCCCGAGGCCGCGCACCGGGCGACCCGGAACGCGCTCGCCCTCCTCCAGGGCTGGCTCGCGGACGAACGGCTGGCCGCCACCCGCCTGGTGCTGGCCACCAGCGGTGCCGTCGCCGTCAGCCCGGCCGACCCGGCGCCCGACCCGGCGCGGGCCGCCGTCTGGGGCCTGGTGCGCTCCGCGCAGTCCGAGCACCCCGGCCGCCTCGTGCTGGCCGACCTCGACGGGCACCCGGCGTCCGCCCGCGCGCTGTCCGCCGCGCTCGCCCACGACGAGCCGCAACTCGCCCTGCGGCAGGGCAGCGCGTACGCGCCACGCCTCACCCGACCCGAGACCGGTGACCTGCTCGTCCCGGAACCCGGCGCCTCCGCATGGCGGTTGACCGCGACCGGCGGCGGAACGCTCGACGCGCTGGCCCTGGCCGACAACCCGGCCGCCACCGCCCCCCTGGGCGAGGGCCAGGTCCGCGTCGCGATCCGCGCCGCGGGCGTCAACTTCCGGGACGCGCTGATCGCCGTCGGCATGTACCCGGACGAGACGGCCCGGCTCGGCAGCGAAGGCGCCGGAGTCGTCGTGGAGACCGGCCCGGGCGTGACCGGACTCCGGCCCGGCGACCGGGTGTTCGGGATGATCGCCGAGGCGTTCGGCCCGCTCGCGGTGGCCGATCACCGGATGGTGACGCGGATGCCCCGCGGCTGGACGTTCGCCGAGGCGGCCTCCGTTCCCATCGTCTTCCTCACCGCCTACTACGCGCTGGTCGACCTGGCCCGGCTGCGGCCCGGCGAATCCGTGCTGATCCACTCCGCCGCCGGGGGCGTCGGGATGGCCGCCACCCAGCTCGCCCGGCACCTGGGCGCCGAGGTCTACGGCACCGCGAGCCCCGCCAAATGGGCGGCACTCGAACCGCTCGGCCTGGACCCCGGTCGCCTCGCGTCCTCCCGCACCCTCGACTTCGAGGAGCGCGTCCGGGCGGCGACCGGCGGACGCGGCGTGGACGTCGTCCTCAACTCCTTCGCCGGGGACTATGTGGAGGCGTCCCTCCGCCTCCTCGGCGGCGGTGAAGGCGGCCGTGGTGGACGCTTCCTGGAGCTGGGCAAGACCGACATCAGGGACGCCGTCGAGGTCGCCGCCGCCCAACCCGGCGTCCACTACCGGGCGTTGGACACCATCGAGGCGGGGCCCGACCGGATCGGCGCCATGCTCACCGAGCTGGTGGGGCTCTTCGAACGCGGCGCACTGCGACCGTTGCCCCTCACATGCTGGGACGTGCGCGAGGCCCGGGAGGCGCTGCGCCACCTCAGCCAGGCCCGGCACACCGGCAAACTCGTCCTCACCGTCCCGGCCGACCCCGCCGCCGACCCCGGGGGCACGATCCTGATCACCGGCGCGTCCGGCGCCCTCGGCACGCACGTGGCCCGCCACCTGGTGACCGAATACGGCGCCCGCCGCCTACTGCTGGCCAGCAGGCGCGGCCGGGACGCGGCGGGCGCGGACGCGCTGCGCGACGAACTCGCCGCGCATGGCGCCGAGGTGACGTTCGCCGCGTGCGACGTCGCCGACCGCGACGCGCTGGCCGCGCTGCTCGCCGCGCACGGCGACGGCCTGATCGCCGTCGTCCACGCGGCCGGTGTGCTGGACGACGGGCTGATCGGCGCGCTCACCCCGGACCGGCTGGCGCGCGTGCTGCGGCCCAAGGCGGACGCGGCCTGGCATCTGCACGAGCTGACCCGGCATAGGGACCTGTCGGCGTTCGTGCTGTTCTCTTCCGTCGCCGCCACACTCGGCAGCGCGGGGCAGGGCAACTACGCGGCGGCCAACGCCTTTCTCGACGCCCTCGCCGCGCGGCGCCGCGCCGAGGGGCTGCCCGCCGCGTCGCTCGCCTGGGGTCCCTGGGCGGACGGCGGCATGGCCGGGGCGCTGACGGAGCGGCAGCGCGAGCGGATGGCCCGCTCCGGCCTGGTGTCGTTCGACGCGGCCGAGGGCCTGGCACTGTTCGACGCCGCGAGGACCGGCCCGGCCGCCGTCGCCGTCCCGGTGCGGTTCGCCGCCACCCCGGCGAACGGTCCCGCGCGCGGGACCGGGGACGTGCCGCACATCCTGCGCGGGCTGGTGCGCGGCCGGTCCGTCCGCCGCGCCACCGCCGCCGACGCGCCCGGTGGTAGCGGTCCTGAAGTGCTGCGGCAGCGGCTCGCCGGACTGGACGAGGCCGAGCGCGGACGCCACCTGCTCGACCTGGTCCGCACCC